A part of Nitrososphaerota archaeon genomic DNA contains:
- a CDS encoding DUF131 domain-containing protein, whose product MLYIFLIGFLMISIGILIIIFAIILGFLKMKKEPEKEHFKGGAVIMIGPIPIVLSTDPKSAKILILLAIVLVFALIILTVFSKIW is encoded by the coding sequence ATGTTATACATATTTTTGATTGGATTTTTAATGATATCGATTGGAATTTTAATTATCATATTTGCAATTATTTTAGGATTTCTAAAAATGAAGAAAGAACCAGAAAAAGAACATTTCAAAGGTGGAGCTGTAATTATGATAGGACCAATACCAATAGTATTAAGCACAGATCCAAAATCAGCCAAAATCTTAATTTTATTAGCTATAGTTCTAGTTTTTGCTCTTATTATATTAACAGTTTTTTCTAAAATATGGTGA
- a CDS encoding MFS transporter: MEKLELQKWMYALIPYNATMFFLGTFIPLIILERGGNVVDVSLATAFYNLSLVIFSLIWGIVIDKIESRKILLVSGITLMTVFILTILKIENSINIIIIYALLGISIAMINTPINILIIETSSKSSLNVSYNNFYWYSYIGGIIGQLGGAIWINFLGLENSIYFPIILSILALGGFILLLKEPLITLERESILMNLKAFSYRLLQIPLFFIRIPRVKDFIALFRSIRIFLERDFFIVMSTIILFFASANLFFTSYTPYLKNVGLLDSEIFLLNTYITIVNTFSSLFLRKMKEGEEIDIAKKALYIRFFGFFLASTFSFFIQNRFNFYTTLISFTFIGIAYTLVTIPLNIMLFKTLRPEKKGEEIGIFSSLNGITIFIVSFLSGLISKTLGYYVTFYLATILIFIPILLLELLKR, encoded by the coding sequence ATGGAAAAACTTGAATTACAAAAATGGATGTATGCATTAATACCATACAATGCTACTATGTTTTTTCTAGGAACGTTTATTCCACTTATTATATTAGAACGTGGCGGAAATGTAGTGGATGTAAGCTTAGCTACAGCATTTTATAATTTATCCTTAGTTATATTTTCATTAATTTGGGGAATAGTAATTGATAAAATTGAAAGTAGAAAAATATTATTAGTTTCAGGAATTACATTAATGACTGTTTTCATATTGACTATTTTGAAAATAGAGAATTCTATAAATATAATTATAATTTATGCTCTTCTTGGAATTTCTATAGCAATGATTAATACACCAATAAACATTCTTATAATAGAAACTTCTTCTAAAAGTAGTTTAAATGTTTCTTATAATAATTTTTATTGGTATTCTTATATAGGTGGTATAATTGGTCAATTAGGTGGAGCAATATGGATTAATTTTTTAGGTTTAGAAAATTCTATTTATTTTCCCATTATACTTTCAATATTAGCACTAGGTGGCTTCATTTTATTATTAAAAGAACCATTAATAACTTTAGAAAGAGAAAGCATATTAATGAACTTGAAAGCTTTTTCATACAGACTTCTACAAATACCTTTATTTTTTATTCGCATTCCAAGAGTGAAAGATTTTATAGCATTATTTAGATCGATAAGAATTTTCTTAGAACGTGATTTTTTTATTGTAATGAGTACGATTATTCTATTCTTTGCTTCAGCAAATTTATTTTTCACATCATATACTCCTTATTTAAAAAATGTTGGCTTATTAGATTCTGAAATTTTCTTATTAAATACTTATATAACAATTGTTAATACTTTTTCTTCATTATTTTTAAGAAAGATGAAAGAAGGGGAAGAAATAGACATAGCTAAAAAAGCACTTTATATAAGATTCTTCGGATTCTTTTTAGCATCAACTTTCTCATTTTTCATCCAAAATAGATTTAATTTTTATACTACATTAATATCTTTTACTTTTATTGGAATAGCTTATACTTTAGTAACAATCCCATTAAATATCATGCTATTTAAAACATTAAGACCAGAAAAGAAAGGGGAGGAAATTGGTATATTTAGTTCATTGAATGGAATAACAATTTTTATAGTATCTTTTCTTTCAGGATTAATTTCAAAAACATTAGGATATTATGTGACTTTTTATTTAGCTACGATATTAATTTTTATTCCAATATTACTTTTAGAATTATTAAAAAGATAA